One Uranotaenia lowii strain MFRU-FL unplaced genomic scaffold, ASM2978415v1 HiC_scaffold_220, whole genome shotgun sequence genomic window carries:
- the LOC129759639 gene encoding uncharacterized protein LOC129759639, with the protein MSTDDLRLLGKQERVIRCAVINIKDFVESCDVELNVRSLEMSLQQLDELRPKFIDLRMRTEVLLDAAADDFEELSQSSRDEEYTRVIMEFEKTVLALKNQIFSKIQSLGAVASKIEPANISHHSKVKLPELKLPTFSGRIAEWITFRDTYKNLIHNDVGLSDIDKFTYLRTSLTGDALQEIASIEISSANYAIAWAALESVFENKKLLVMTHLDSLFALEPLRHENFDSLNKLVNGFEQSLQMLKKIGEEVEGWSTLLQYMLYKRLHPSTTRLWESHFNSKEVPKYSEMIAFLKSHCIVLQSVAPVRSTQPETRKFRTSSSYTGLQPTTNCPFCKESAHSAFKCSRFSKMSIGERVEAVKRNSLCFNCLSPQHIARSCTRGKCQHCGQHHHSLLHANSSTTANQYSKSTTKVFTKFNQPQNLKSQTQPNQSNQTQTGSSTNQPTQIRPIPTPPQNASSIQSLNPATDIPSTSYPTFSTKHCTPHNVLLSTAVVRVADQFGKITLARALLDSGSQRCYMSEKLSQMLQFRRSRENLSISGIGGSRSSSTQVVFAEISSRMSDFSRLLKFHVLPQVAVNLPAKTIDICKWNLPVEIQLADPTFNESQAIDMIIGAEIFFDLLVRDDQMKLGEHGPTLQNTYLGWIIAGGIPEEAVCLLNVPSDAINRIEVELARFFELESCRTNSTLSLEESACETHFVKTTTRGKNGRFVVQLPKKPFMINRLGESKARALRRFGALERRLSSDPVLKQLYTDFIDEYLRLNHMRKLSPVEEDDASTVAYYLPHQPVLKPDSTTTKLRVVFDASAATSSGVSLNETLMVGPTVQEDLFSIMLRFRLRKYAITGDIEKMYRMIDVDPIDHNLQRIFWRSSITEPIRTFVLTTVTYGTSPAPYLATRCLKMLADENESTYPHASDAIHHNFYVDDALLSVDSLETGNKTIGELIALLGSAGMNLRKISSNCVEILDSVPPYLRDERLSQQFQGSGSVKTLGLTWQPRPDIFRFVVPQWNNSSEMNKRTILSDFAKLFDPLGLVGPVIVQAKIFLQDLWKSKLSWEEILPEESTNWWLTYRRNLEELAHLEVPRWVAFGRDTISVELHSFCDASEKAYGACIYLRCTSFSGEVTVSLLTAKSRVAPLDDLKRKRKKTTIPRLELSSALTCAHLFEKVNQSIKITSQHFFWTDSMIVKCWLSSPPSRWDTFVANRVSEIQHTTRSGIWNHVAGCENPADVLSRGATPEQLSSNQGWWQGPPWLQLDRSSWPKSTQFAPEDFDTTLLEERTVSTPAQIVEPNPIFALRESLSDLIRITALMLRYVHNLRNRENHRTGFLSFQEREEALLKLVSLAQQESYPEEIEELKKSGSVKSSSKIKNLTPRLSNGLLVVGGRLRNAELSVGRKHPLILSNHHPLTETIVAFYHLKYLHAGQELVISSLRERFWPVQVRNLVRRVIHRCVKCYRVKPKVHEQLMGDLPPERVVEAPVFQRVGVDYCGPFSIQYPQRKARPVKCFLAVFVCLVVKAVHLEIVGDLTSNAFIAALRRFVGRRGRPEIIMCDNATNFRGARRELDELRVLFNTQEFAQNVAKEAAADNINFKFIPRRTPNFGGLWESAVKSVKAHLKRTIGITILKFDEFFTLVVQIEACLNSRPLTPLSSDPEDFSALTPGHFITARPLMALPEPSLGHLNETTLSRWQRVQNFLQHIWSRWSKEYLANLQTRNKWSKQRDNLVVGTMVLLREDNVPPLKWLIGRVKMVYFGNDGNVRVVKVQTQNGEFTRGIAKICILPISDNVPPPQSTRSSADVEDTSPNTVHKGSDLHHTSHHHHHHIITKGRHTVTIRFRRSRVNPTTWVHFANCQHGEEMLILRNPPHFHRCHRYPMANEGAGCARGGGPPPRFREVVFLFSGPSPPDAGGVSKADGLCNRRSSPGSNRVHERGKGEGREEETLTTKKVNPGARRSTNVIRRWVPSEVGNTQFAVRNSSQINGEAEKV; encoded by the exons atgtcGACCGATGATTTGCGACTGCTTGGCAAGCAGGAGCGTGTGATACGATGTGCGGtgataaatataaaagattttGTGGAATCATGTGATGTGGAATTAAATGTTCGTTCTTTAGAAATGAGTCTACAGCAGCTAGATGAGTTGAGGCCAAAGTTCATTGACCTTAGAATGCGAACCGAAGTACTTTTGGATGCAGCTGCGGATGATTTTGAAGAGCTCTCCCAATCAAGTCGTGACGAGGAGTATACTCGGGTTATAATGGAGTTCGAAAAAACTGTGCttgcattaaaaaatcaaattttttcgaaaattcaatccCTAGGTGCAGTTGCTTCAAAGATTGAGCCAGCTAATATTTCCCATCATTCAAAAGTGAAACTCCCAGAGCTCAAACTGCCTACATTTAGCGGACGAATAGCAGAATGGATCACCTTCAGGGACACCTACAAGAATCTTATCCACAACGACGTGGGTTTATCAGATATTGATAAATTCACGTATCTTCGGACGAGTCTTACCGGAGATGCGTTGCAAGAAATAGCATCGATTGAGATTTCGTCTGCAAACTATGCGATAGCCTGGGCAGCCTTGGAAAGTGTGTTCGAGAATAAGAAGCTTCTGGTTATGACACATTTAGATTCTCTTTTTGCTTTGGAACCACTTCGTCATGAGAATTTCGACTCCCTCAACAAGCTGGTAAACGGTTTCGAACAAAGCCTCCAAATGCTTAAGAAAATTGGAGAAGAAGTTGAAGGATGGAGCACTTTGCTTCAATATATGCTGTACAAACGACTACATCCTAGCACCACTCGTCTATGGGAATCGCATTTTAACTCAAAAGAGGTTCCGAAATATTCTGAAATGATCGCTTTTCTTAAGAGTCACTGCATCGTTCTTCAATCTGTTGCTCCAGTTCGATCGACTCAGCCTGAAACAAGGAAATTTCGCACATCATCCAGCTACACAGGACTTCAACCAACCACCAACTGTCCATTCTGCAAGGAATCAGCCCATTCTGCATTCAAGTGTTCCAGATTTTCGAAGATGTCCATCGGCGAACGAGTGGAAGCTGTTAAACGTAATTCGCTGTGCTTTAACTGCCTCTCACCTCAACACATAGCTCGTTCTTGCACTCGAGGGAAGTGCCAACATTGTGGACAACACCACCACTCGTTGTTACATGCAAACTCATCGACCACCGCGAATCAATATTCGAAGTCAACAACTAAAGTTTTCACCAAATTCAACCAACCTCAAAACCTTAAGTCGCAAACCCAACCAAACCAATCGAATCAAACACAGACTGGCTCCTCAACAAATCAGCCCACACAAATTCGCCCAATTCCCACACCTCCTCAAAATGCAAGTTCCATTCAATCACTAAATCCCGCCACAGACATTCCCAGTACAAGCTATCCCACATTTTCTACGAAACATTGCACCCCACACAATGTACTTTTATCCACGGCTGTTGTACGCGTTGCTGACCAATTCGGAAAAATCACGCTAGCTAGAGCGCTTCTGGATTCCGGCTCTCAACGCTGCTACATGTCGGAAAAACTTTCTCAAATGCTGCAATTTAGAAGAAGCCGTGAAAATTTATCTATTTCCGGCATTGGTGGTTCACGGTCCTCCTCAACTCAAGTTGTATTTGCTGAAATCAGTTCACGCATGTCAGATTTCTCCAGGTTGTTAAAATTTCACGTTTTGCCTCAAGTCGCTGTCAACCTTCCCGCAAAAACCATTGATATTTGCAAGTGGAATTTGCCTGTTGAGATTCAGTTAGCTGATCCCACCTTCAATGAGTCGCAAGCAATTGATATGATCATCGGTGCCgagatattttttgatttgCTGGTTCGAGATGATCAGATGAAGCTAGGAGAGCATGGTCCAACCCTTCAAAACACATATCTTGGTTGGATAATCGCTGGTGGTATTCCAGAAGAAGCAGTTTGTCTGCTGAACGTTCCTTCAGATGCCATAAATAGAATTGAAGTCGAACTTGCACGTTTTTTCGAATTGGAATCATGTCGCACCAATAGCACACTTTCGTTAGAAGAGTCAGCATGTGAGACGCATTTTGTTAAAACGACAACGCGTGGAAAGAACGGAAGATTCGTCGTTCAACTCCCCAAAAAACCGTTCATGATCAATCGACTAGGAGAGTCCAAGGCAAGGGCACTGAGAAGATTCGGAGCACTAGAGCGACGACTTAGTTCTGATCCAGTCCTGAAGCAACTCTACACGGATTTCATCGATGAATATTTGCGACTGAATCACATGCGGAAACTGTCTCCAGTCGAAGAAGATGACGCGTCAACTGTTGCGTACTATTTACCACACCAACCTGTATTAAAGCCTGATAGCACGACGACTAAGCTTCGCGTAGTTTTCGACGCCTCGGCAGCGACAAGTAGCGGTGTTTCTCTGAACGAGACTTTGATGGTTGGTCCGACTGTCCAGGAAGACCTTTTCTCGATTATGCTGCGTTTTCGTCTTCGGAAATATGCCATAACAGGTGACATCGAGAAAATGTATCGCATGATCGACGTCGACCCTATCGATCATAATCTTCAGCGCATTTTTTGGAGAAGTAGCATAACTGAACCCATTCGAACTTTCGTCCTAACCACGGTTACGTATGGTACGTCGCCGGCACCTTATTTGGCCACTCGCTGTCTTAAAATGCTTGCCGATGAAAACGAATCCACGTATCCTCATGCATCTGACGCCATTCATCACAATTTTTACGTCGACGATGCATTGCTCAGCGTCGACAGTCTTGAGACAGGAAACAAGACCATAGGTGAACTTATAGCTCTTTTGGGATCTGCCGGAATGAATCTGCGTAAGATCAGCTCCAATTGTGTGGAAATCCTCGATTCCGTTCCACCCTACCTTCGAGATGAACGCCTTTCGCAGCAGTTCCAGGGTTCAGGTAGCGTCAAAACTTTAGGCCTCACTTGGCAGCCTCGCCCAGACATCTTTCGCTTCGTCGTTCCTCAATGGAATAATTCTTCTGAGATGAACAAGAGAACCATTTTGTCTGACTTCGCAAAACTCTTCGATCCTCTTGGCCTGGTTGGCCCCGTAATCGTCCAGGCTAAGATATTTCTCCAGGATCTTTGGAAATCAAAGCTTTCCTGGGAAGAAATCCTCCCCGAAGAGTCAACAAATTGGTGGCTGACTTATCGACGCAACTTAGAGGAATTAGCACATCTTGAAGTGCCGCGATGGGTAGCTTTTGGCAGAGATACGATATCCGTGGAGTTGCATTCTTTTTGTGACGCATCAGAAAAAGCGTACGGCGCTTGCATCTATTTGAGGTGCACATCTTTCAGTGGAGAAGTTACTGTTTCGTTGTTGACGGCTAAATCTCGTGTTGCTCCGCTGGATGACCTTAAAAGGAAGCGCAAAAAGACCACCATACCCAGGCTAGAATTGTCCTCGGCCCTGACGTGTGCCCATTTGTTCGAGAAGGTTAACCAAAGCATCAAAATAACCAGCCAACATTTCTTTTGGACTGACTCGATGATTGTTAAATGTTGGCTATCATCTCCACCATCCCGATGGGACACCTTTGTGGCCAACAGGGTCTCAGAAATCCAGCACACCACACGGTCTGGCATTTGGAACCACGTCGCTGGCTGCGAGAACCCCGCAGATGTTTTATCCCGAGGAGCTACCCCTGAACAGCTTTCGTCGAACCAAGGCTGGTGGCAAGGCCCGCCATGGTTGCAATTAGATCGGAGTAGCTGGCCAAAATCTACTCAGTTTGCACCCGAAGATTTCGACACCACATTGCTGGAAGAACGAACAGTTTCGACACCCGCTCAAATCGTCGAGCCAAACCCAATATTTGCTTTGCGTGAATCTTTATCAGACTTGATCAGGATAACAGCGCTCATGCTACGATACGTGCACAACTTAAGAAACCGTGAAAATCATCGTACAGGTTTCCTGAGCTTTCAAGAACGAGAAGAGGCCCTTTTGAAATTGGTTAGTCTGGCTCAACAAGAAAGTTATCCTGAAGAAATTGAAGAGCTGAAGAAAAGCGGATCCGTCAAATCTTCGTCGAAAATTAAGAATCTTACCCCTCGATTAAGCAACGGACTTCTTGTCGTCGGTGGCCGGCTCAGAAATGCTGAACTTTCTGTCGGTCGCAAACATCCCTTAATTCTAAGTAATCATCATCCGTTGACGGAAACCATCGTCGCCTTCTATCACCTCAAATATCTCCACGCTGGGCAAGAGTTAGTGATATCAAGCCTCCGAGAAAGATTCTGGCCTGTCCAGGTGAGAAATTTAGTTCGTCGAGTTATCCACAGATGCGTCAAATGCTACAGAGTGAAGCCGAAAGTTCATGAGCAGCTGATGGGAGATTTGCCCCCTGAACGTGTCGTCGAGGCCCCTGTGTTCCAGCGTGTTGGCGTGGACTATTGTGGCCCATTCAGCATTCAATACCCACAACGGAAAGCTCGCCCTGTAAAATGCTTCCTTGCTGTGTTCGTTTGCCTCGTTGTGAAAGCAGTTCACTTAGAGATTGTTGGTGATCTCACGTCGAACGCCTTTATCGCTGCTTTAAGAAGGTTCGTCGGTCGTCGTGGTAGGCCTGAGATCATCATGTGCGATAACGCCACAAATTTCCGAGGTGCCCGACGCGAGTTAGATGAGTTGCGCGTTCTTTTCAACACCCAAGAGTTTGCTCAGAATGTCGCTAAAGAAGCTGCAGCAGATAACATAAACTTCAAGTTCATTCCTCGTAGAACTCCCAACTTTGGTGGCCTGTGGGAGTCCGCCGTCAAGTCGGTCAAGGCACATCTGAAGCGTACAATTGGCATAACAATTTTGAAGTTCGACGAATTCTTCACGCTAGTTGTACAAATCGAGGCTTGTCTAAATTCACGCCCACTCACACCGCTATCAAGTGACCCTGAAGATTTTTCTGCCCTCACACCCGGCCATTTCATCACTGCTAGGCCACTCATGGCCTTACCCGAGCCATCCCTTGGCCATCTAAACGAAACAACCCTCTCGAGATGGCAACGTGTGCAAAACTTCTTGCAACATATTTGGAGCAGATGGTCCAAGGAATATCTAGCCAATCTGCAAACTCGCAATAAATGGAGCAAACAGCGAGACAATCTGGTCGTCGGAACGATGGTTTTGCTGCGAGAGGACAACGTACCTCCCCTGAAGTGGCTCATTGGCAGAGTCAAAATGGTTTACTTTGGAAACGACGGTAACGTACGAGTTGTCAAGGTCCAGACACAGAACGGAGAATTCACCAGAGGCATCGCGAAGATTTGTATTCTTCCAATCTCCGACAACGTACCACCCCCACAATCTACACGATCATCAGCTGATGTGGAG GATACATCGCCAAATACAGTCCACAAGGGTTCGGATCTGCATCATACAAGTCATCACCACCATCATCATATAATCACCAAAGGTCGTCACACAGTCACCATCCGTTTCCGTCGATCGAGGGTCAATCCAACAACGTGGGTCCATTTCGCCAACTGCCAGCATGGAGAGGAAATGCTAATTTTGAGAAATCCGCCACATTTTCACCGATGTCATCGTTATCCGATGGCCAACGAAGGCGCAGGGTGCGCCCGCGGAGGCGGACCGCCTCCGCGGTTCAGGGAAgtcgttttttt ATTCTCTGGTCCCTCACCCCCCGACGCTGGCGGCGTGAGCAAGGCGGACGGCCTGTGCAATCGTCGATCATCCCCAGGATCCAACCGAGTCCACGAGCGAGGAAAAGGCGAAGGACGAGAGGAGGAAACCCTGACCACGAAGAAGGTGAACCCAGGCGCTAGAAGGTCCACGAACGTCATCCGACGTTGGGTACCATCAGAAGTTGGAAACACTCAATTTGCGGTCCGCAATTCGAGTCAGATCAACGGAGAAGCCGAAAAAGT